A genomic stretch from Triplophysa dalaica isolate WHDGS20190420 chromosome 4, ASM1584641v1, whole genome shotgun sequence includes:
- the cux2a gene encoding homeobox protein cut-like 2: METKSALHNHMELCMSPSTSPCSGDDLKMMIAMRDGEIQRLREEVQRLQRLLQEVQERTANHVTLLQQQLTNKSRDVEILQARLQSQHDYVKIKAELSSLQPLKRTADKPVSSPAPDVCDTSVKQSAALYSQHTGDNGPAELSVLKTPVEFHPDSWSEPTADISDLSAVNKRSSSSLILHMAVKEETSAFCKYSISDEDDVNDTDSDEVMDQDEGQLDTAKITRQMKEFLQTHNIGQRVFGHCVLGLSQGTVSDILARPKPWSKLTVRGREPFIRMKNFLSNEHNIQTLCVIGDGRTVEENVRRSPEVEDESDKIRKILEQAKHEMHLSSHTTSEMCTTWRENSPVKPNEVHSERLDPSDESPTDFVQSIIQKVQCEIARNPYASINPSHSWSSPPGQGSFQMLPVESEQGFYNKTIPGQKRPREEGLIPRPGRLDHLAVESCGKNQQLAQDQSAALTLKLLAVQTGVNTSRTVQSLELDTFSITKKVKDILTVNNLGQRLFGETVLGLTQSSVSELLSHPKPWTKLSVRGKENFIRMNLWLQDPRNVQKLNTIKMMDQRARLKRALIGSDFDLHGTIFDTSDNDLSLHDHSELFNVSKRPRVVLSYWEKEALKTAYQKEPYPSQHTIETLGSQLNLKITTVSNWFYNYRSRSRQETCHETASLNESEHTIHSPTGLSPVSDSSLTSLSARLLSFKQEPDDAEIKEETAQHNHCVSVGVQSDTKVKREDDDDGQVSPASSL; the protein is encoded by the exons ATGGAAACCAAGAGCGCTCTCCACAATCACATG GAGCTGTGCATGTCTCCATCAACATCACCCTG CTCTGGAGACGATCTGAAGATGATGATCGCCATGAGAGACGGTGAGATTCAGCGTCTGCGAGAGGAAGTTCAGCGTCTTCAGCGCCTGCTGCAGGAAGTCCAGGAGAGAACAGCCAATCACGTCACGCTGCTCCAACAACAACTGACCAATAAATCACGAGATGTTGAG ATACTTCAGGCCAGGTTACAATCACAGCACGACTATGTAAAGATCAAAGCTGAACTCAG CAGTCTTCAGCCGCTGAAAAGAACCGCTGATAAACCG GTCTCTTCACCAGCACCAGATGTTTGTGACACGTCAGTGAAGCAAAGTGCAGCTTTATATTCGCAGCACACTGGTGACAATG GTCCTGCAGAGCTGTCGGTGCTGAAGACGCCAGTAGAGTTTCATCCGGACTCATGGAGTGAGCCGACCGCTGATATCTCTGACCTTAGTGCAGTCAACAAaagatcatcatcatctctgATCCTCCACATGGCTGTCAAAGAAGAGACATCAGCATTCTGTAAGTACAGCATCAGTGATGAGGATGATGTTAATGACACAGATTCTGATGAGGTCATGGATCAAGATGAAGGTCAGCTCGACACTGCCAAAATCACCCGACAGATGAAAGAGTTTCTTCAGACGCACAACATCGGCCAGCGAGTGTTCGGACACTGTGTGCTGGGGCTTTCTCAAGGGACCGTGAGCGACATACTGGCCCGACCCAAACCCTGGAGCAAACTGACCGTCAGAGGCAGGGAACCCTTCATACGGATGAAGAACTTTCTGTCCAATGAACACAACATTCAAACTCTCTGCGTCATCGGAGACGGACGGACAG TGGAAGAAAACGTCAGGAGATCTCCGGAAGTGGAAGATGAGTCAGACAAAATCAGGAAAATTCTCGAGCAGGCTAAACACGAGATGCATCTTTCATCGCATACGACCAGCGAGATGTGCACGACGTGGCGTGAGAATTCCCCGGTGAAGCCGAATGAGGTGCATTCTGAAAGACTAGATCCCAGCGATGAGTCCCCAACAGATTTTGTCCAAAGCATTATCCAGAAGGTCCAATGTGAAATCGCCAGAAACCCGTACGCCTCCATCAATCCATCACACTCCTGGTCTTCTCCTCCAGGTCAAGGATCATTCCAGATGCTTCCTGTGGAGTCAGAACAAGGCTTTTACAACAAAACGATACCGGGACAGAAAAGGCCTCGAGAGGAAGGATTGATACCAAGACCGGGCCGTCTTGACCATTTGGCTGTTGAAAGCTGTGGGAAAAATCAACAGCTAGCTCAAGACCAGAGTGCAGCACTGACTTTGAAACTGTTGGCAGTCCAGACCGGTGTTAATACCAGCAGGACAGTCCAGAGTCTTGAGTTGGACACATTCAGCATCACCAAAAAAGTCAAGGACATTCTCACAGTCAACAATCTAG GTCAGCGTCTGTTCGGCGAGACAGTTTTGGGTTTAACACAAAGTTCTGTGTCTGAACTTCTCTCTCATCCCAAACCCTGGACAAAACTGAGCGTGAGAGGGAAAGAAAACTTCATTCGCATGAATCTGTGGCTCCAGGACCCTCGCAATGTCCAAAAACTGAACACTATAAAGATGATGGACCAGAGAG ctCGTCTCAAGCGTGCTCTGATCGGATCAGATTTTGACTTGCATGGAACAATTTTTGACACATCAGACAATGATCTCAGTCTTCATGATCATTCAGAATTGTTTAATGTGTCCAAGAGGCCTCGTGTGGTTCTTTCATATTGGGAGAAAGAAGCTTTAAAAACAGCCTATCAGAAAGAGCCGTACCCCTCTCAACACACCATAGAGACGCTGGGATCACAACTAAACCTTAAGATTACTACTGTCAGTAACTGGTTCTACAACTACAG GTCTAGAAGCAGACAAGAAACTTGTCATGAAACCGCTTCATTAAACGAATCGGAACACACAATCCACAGTCCAACCGGTTTAAGTCCTGTTTCAGACAGCAGTCTCACCAGCCTGAGTGCACGTTTACTCTCATTCAAACAAGAACCAGATGATGCTGAAATAAAAGAAGAAACCGCACAACACAATCATTGTGTTTCTGTCGGTGTTCAATCTGACACGAAGGTAAAGCgagaggatgatgatgatggacaGGTGTCACCTGCTTCTTCATTATGA